Proteins co-encoded in one Streptomyces sp. NBC_01283 genomic window:
- a CDS encoding aldo/keto reductase, with protein MPFSRLAAATTPTAHIGFGLAAVGRPGYITLGRDADLPPSRSVEALRERTLELLDAAYALGVRYIDVARSYGRSEEFLADWLHARPDIRDVVIGSKWGYTYTAAWNADAAGPHEVKDHSVAAYVRQREESAELLGERLDLYQIHSVTPESPALNDKELHAQLAELAASGVTVGLSVSGPGQAAAIRAALEVTVDGEPLFRTVQATYNALETSAGPALAEAHDAGLTVLVKEAMANGRLAGPQAPAALREIAGANDLGSDAVALAVVLRQPWAGVVLSGAATSVQLVSNLHAAAVDLDAGQLERLAGLAEEPAAYWERRGQLPWH; from the coding sequence ATGCCTTTCTCGCGCCTGGCCGCAGCGACCACCCCCACCGCCCACATCGGGTTCGGCCTCGCCGCCGTCGGCAGGCCCGGCTACATCACGCTCGGCCGTGACGCCGACCTGCCGCCCTCACGCAGCGTCGAGGCCCTGCGCGAGCGCACGCTCGAACTGCTCGACGCCGCCTACGCGCTGGGCGTCCGGTACATCGACGTGGCGCGCTCCTACGGCCGCTCCGAGGAGTTCCTCGCCGACTGGCTGCACGCCAGGCCCGACATCCGGGACGTCGTGATCGGCAGCAAGTGGGGCTACACGTACACGGCCGCCTGGAACGCCGACGCCGCCGGTCCGCACGAGGTCAAGGACCACAGCGTCGCCGCGTACGTCCGTCAGCGCGAGGAGAGCGCCGAACTGCTCGGCGAGCGGCTCGACCTCTACCAGATCCACTCCGTGACCCCGGAGAGCCCCGCACTCAACGACAAGGAACTGCACGCCCAACTGGCCGAACTGGCGGCTTCGGGCGTGACGGTCGGGCTCTCGGTCAGCGGCCCCGGGCAGGCGGCCGCGATCCGTGCCGCCCTCGAAGTGACCGTCGACGGCGAGCCGCTCTTCCGTACCGTCCAGGCGACGTACAACGCCCTGGAGACCTCGGCGGGCCCCGCGCTCGCCGAGGCCCATGACGCGGGGCTCACCGTGCTGGTCAAGGAGGCCATGGCCAACGGCCGCCTCGCCGGCCCGCAGGCCCCCGCGGCCCTGCGCGAGATCGCCGGGGCCAACGACCTCGGCAGCGACGCGGTGGCCCTCGCCGTGGTCCTGCGCCAGCCGTGGGCGGGCGTGGTCCTCTCCGGCGCCGCCACCTCGGTCCAGCTCGTCTCGAACCTGCACGCGGCGGCCGTCGACCTCGACGCCGGACAGCTGGAGCGGCTCGCGGGTCTCGCGGAGGAGCCCGCCGCGTACTGGGAGCGGCGCGGACAGCTGCCCTGGCACTGA
- a CDS encoding MFS transporter has protein sequence MTSIEQRTASTEVERSPGRWLALAVLVLAVLLVAVDATVLGLATPYISEDLEPTGTQLLWIGDVYSFVIAGLLVSMGSLGDRIGRKKLLLIGAVAFGGVSVLNAYATTPELLILARALLGVAGATLMPSTLALIRNIFHDPRERSLAVGIWGAMASAGAAVGPVVGGFLLEHFWWGSVFLINLPVMAVLVLVGIKLLPESKNPAPGPWDLISVVLSLIGMIAIVYAIKEAAAHGIRWDIGVAAVLGVAALTWFVRRQLTLTAPLLDMRLFRNRGFSGAVLADLLTVLGLSGLVFFLSQFLQLVQGRRPFEAGLAELPAAVGAVAAGLIAGMVARRFSVRAVVAGGLAAVGIALAALTTLSQSTGYPLLGASLLVVGIGAGFSFTVTADVILSSVPKEQAGAASAVSETAYELGAALGIALLGSIVTGVYRGFTAPAGTPPEVASAAHESLGGAVESTAGLPAHQSEELLASAQDAFVDGLRLASGVGAAVLLATAVAAWFLLKGSKLEDGIEH, from the coding sequence ATGACCAGCATCGAACAGCGGACGGCGTCGACGGAGGTCGAGCGCAGTCCAGGGCGCTGGCTCGCGCTCGCCGTGCTGGTCCTGGCCGTGCTGCTCGTCGCCGTGGACGCGACGGTGCTCGGCCTTGCCACGCCGTACATCAGCGAGGACCTCGAACCCACCGGTACTCAGCTGCTGTGGATCGGCGACGTGTACTCGTTCGTCATCGCCGGTCTGCTCGTCTCCATGGGCAGCCTCGGTGACCGCATCGGCCGCAAGAAGCTCCTGCTGATAGGGGCTGTCGCCTTCGGCGGTGTCTCGGTCCTCAACGCCTACGCGACCACTCCCGAACTGCTCATCCTGGCCCGGGCGCTGCTCGGTGTCGCGGGCGCGACGCTGATGCCGTCCACGCTCGCGCTGATCCGCAACATCTTCCACGACCCGCGCGAGCGCAGCCTCGCGGTCGGCATCTGGGGCGCGATGGCGTCGGCCGGTGCCGCCGTCGGGCCGGTCGTCGGCGGTTTCCTGCTCGAACACTTCTGGTGGGGCTCGGTCTTCCTGATCAACCTGCCGGTGATGGCCGTGCTCGTCCTGGTCGGCATCAAGCTCCTGCCCGAGTCGAAGAACCCGGCGCCGGGCCCCTGGGACCTGATCAGCGTCGTGCTCTCGCTCATCGGCATGATCGCCATCGTGTACGCCATCAAGGAGGCGGCAGCGCACGGCATTCGCTGGGACATCGGGGTGGCGGCCGTGCTCGGCGTGGCGGCGCTCACCTGGTTCGTGCGGCGCCAGCTCACCCTGACGGCACCCCTCCTGGACATGCGCCTCTTCCGCAACCGGGGGTTCTCCGGGGCGGTCCTCGCCGACCTCCTCACGGTGCTCGGCCTCTCGGGCCTGGTCTTCTTCCTCTCGCAGTTCCTGCAGCTCGTGCAGGGGCGGCGGCCGTTCGAGGCGGGCCTCGCCGAACTGCCCGCCGCGGTGGGCGCGGTGGCGGCCGGTCTGATCGCGGGCATGGTCGCGCGGCGGTTCTCCGTGCGCGCGGTGGTGGCCGGCGGACTCGCGGCGGTGGGCATCGCCCTGGCGGCGCTCACCACCCTGAGCCAGTCCACCGGGTATCCGCTGCTCGGCGCCTCGCTCCTGGTGGTCGGCATCGGCGCGGGCTTCTCGTTCACGGTGACCGCCGACGTCATCCTCTCCAGCGTGCCCAAGGAACAGGCGGGCGCGGCGTCCGCGGTCTCCGAGACGGCGTACGAACTGGGCGCGGCACTCGGCATCGCGCTGCTCGGCTCCATCGTGACCGGCGTCTACCGCGGCTTCACCGCCCCGGCGGGCACCCCGCCCGAGGTGGCGTCGGCCGCGCACGAATCGCTGGGCGGCGCGGTGGAATCCACGGCGGGTCTCCCGGCCCACCAGTCCGAGGAGCTGCTTGCCTCGGCCCAGGACGCCTTCGTCGACGGCCTGCGGCTGGCCTCCGGCGTGGGCGCGGCGGTCCTGCTCGCCACCGCCGTGGCGGCGTGGTTCCTCCTGAAGGGCTCAAAGCTGGAGGACGGCATCGAGCACTGA
- a CDS encoding HAD family hydrolase, translating to MKIHAEALLFDNDGTLISSMESVYRCWSRLAQEYGITAEEFARVELHGRPAAEIIADMLPAERVAEAVARIEELEVSDVAGGVVLLPGTRELLESLPPERWAVVTSAGRRLAEARLAEVGIDAKMVIAADDITRGKPDPEPFLLAAVKLGVDPARCVVFEDAPAGLTAGRAAGMTTVALATTHTAGELFADVVVKDLSAVSALATEGGVEITAEG from the coding sequence ATGAAGATCCACGCTGAAGCGCTCCTGTTCGACAACGACGGCACCCTCATCTCCTCCATGGAGTCGGTGTACCGCTGCTGGAGCCGCTTGGCGCAGGAGTACGGGATCACCGCCGAGGAATTCGCGCGGGTCGAGCTGCACGGCAGGCCCGCCGCCGAGATCATCGCCGACATGCTGCCCGCCGAGCGCGTGGCCGAGGCCGTCGCCCGCATCGAGGAGCTGGAGGTCTCGGACGTCGCGGGCGGCGTCGTGCTGCTCCCCGGCACCCGAGAGCTGCTTGAATCCCTGCCGCCCGAGCGCTGGGCCGTCGTCACCTCCGCCGGGCGGCGGCTGGCCGAGGCCCGGCTCGCGGAGGTCGGCATCGACGCCAAGATGGTGATCGCCGCCGACGACATCACGCGCGGCAAGCCCGACCCGGAGCCCTTCCTGCTCGCCGCCGTGAAACTGGGCGTCGACCCGGCACGCTGCGTCGTCTTCGAGGACGCTCCCGCGGGTCTCACGGCGGGGCGCGCGGCAGGCATGACCACCGTGGCGTTGGCCACAACGCACACCGCGGGCGAGCTCTTCGCGGACGTCGTCGTGAAGGACCTCTCGGCCGTGTCCGCACTGGCCACCGAGGGTGGCGTGGAGATCACCGCGGAGGGCTGA
- a CDS encoding bile acid:sodium symporter family protein has translation MHRRVRTEQTIPSSTESGDKAARLAVTVFPVLVLVAGALGLLAPDTFKGWGTNVPYLLGLVMFCMGLTMTPLDFQGVVKRPWAVALGLVAHYVIMPGLGWLIAHALGLSPQLAAGVILVGCAPSGTASNVVTYLARGDVALSVSVATVSTVLAPLITPPLTLLLAGEYLPVDAGSMVTDILKTVLLPVLAGLVVRLLFGRYIGRVLNALPWLSALTIAVIVAVVVAGSAAAIKSAALLVFLAVVLHNGLGLALGYGAGKLARLGPPASRAMAFEVGMQNSGLAASLATAHFSPLAALPAAVFSVWHNVSGALVAAWMSHRARRTEQRAEQA, from the coding sequence TTGCATCGCCGGGTGCGAACCGAACAGACGATCCCCAGTTCAACGGAGAGCGGCGACAAGGCGGCCCGCCTCGCCGTCACGGTCTTTCCCGTCCTCGTGCTCGTCGCGGGCGCGCTCGGCCTGCTGGCGCCGGACACCTTCAAGGGCTGGGGCACGAACGTCCCGTACCTCCTGGGGCTCGTGATGTTCTGCATGGGGCTCACCATGACCCCGCTCGACTTCCAGGGCGTCGTCAAGCGGCCCTGGGCCGTCGCGCTCGGTCTGGTCGCGCACTACGTGATCATGCCGGGGCTCGGCTGGCTGATCGCCCACGCGCTCGGGCTCTCGCCCCAGCTGGCGGCCGGGGTGATCCTGGTCGGCTGCGCGCCGAGCGGGACCGCGTCCAACGTCGTGACCTATCTGGCGCGCGGTGACGTGGCGCTGTCGGTCTCCGTCGCCACCGTCTCCACCGTGCTCGCGCCGCTCATCACGCCTCCGCTGACGCTGCTCCTCGCAGGCGAGTATCTGCCCGTGGACGCGGGGTCGATGGTCACGGACATCCTCAAGACCGTGCTGCTTCCGGTCCTCGCCGGTCTCGTCGTACGGCTGTTGTTCGGCCGCTACATCGGGCGGGTGCTCAACGCGCTGCCCTGGCTCTCCGCGCTGACCATCGCCGTCATCGTGGCCGTCGTGGTCGCGGGCAGCGCCGCCGCGATCAAGTCGGCCGCCCTCCTAGTGTTCCTCGCCGTCGTTCTGCACAACGGCCTCGGCCTGGCGCTCGGCTACGGCGCGGGCAAGCTGGCCCGCCTCGGCCCGCCGGCCTCGCGCGCCATGGCCTTCGAGGTCGGCATGCAGAACTCGGGGCTCGCCGCGTCGCTCGCCACCGCCCATTTCAGTCCGCTGGCCGCGCTGCCCGCCGCCGTGTTCTCCGTGTGGCACAACGTCTCGGGGGCCCTGGTCGCCGCCTGGATGTCGCACCGGGCGCGGCGGACGGAGCAGCGGGCCGAGCAGGCCTGA
- a CDS encoding sigma-70 family RNA polymerase sigma factor yields MPHSLIPALRPLLAAEASAAAHGSGTDPGDLEQAVWLRLLERMDAADPPADPATWMRAAVASEARRTRRTAEREVAYATEPADDSERGPEQRALRADRDRTLHAAVRRLPGRCPGLMAALLSPKDLTYREIAGELGMSQGSLGPERSRCLGCLRRMLAAEVAAPEPWGKER; encoded by the coding sequence ATGCCTCACTCGCTCATCCCCGCGTTGCGTCCGCTCCTCGCCGCCGAGGCCTCCGCCGCGGCGCACGGCTCCGGCACCGACCCCGGCGACCTCGAACAGGCCGTCTGGCTGCGCCTGCTGGAACGCATGGACGCCGCCGACCCACCCGCCGACCCGGCCACCTGGATGCGCGCCGCCGTCGCCTCCGAGGCGCGCCGCACCCGGCGTACCGCGGAACGCGAAGTGGCGTACGCGACCGAGCCCGCCGACGACTCCGAGCGCGGACCCGAACAGCGCGCCCTGCGGGCCGACCGCGACCGCACCCTGCACGCAGCGGTGCGCAGACTGCCCGGCCGCTGCCCCGGTCTCATGGCGGCGCTGCTGTCCCCCAAGGACCTCACCTACCGGGAGATCGCAGGTGAGTTGGGAATGTCACAGGGCAGTCTGGGGCCTGAACGTTCCCGTTGCCTGGGATGCCTGCGCAGAATGCTCGCGGCGGAGGTTGCGGCTCCTGAACCGTGGGGAAAGGAGCGATAG
- a CDS encoding TetR/AcrR family transcriptional regulator: protein MSVDRDQVLRSAAALLTRKGSATMDEVARAAGISRATLHRHFAGRDALVRALEELGIQECEAALEAARLGEDSAEEALRRLVKEFQPAAGLLAFLVTENQLFEDDAQHEGWSRLDDSIGALFRRGQESGEFRIDLSPAWLTEALYGLIGAGAWAVLDGRVAAKDFTHMIAELLIGGAQRRVEP, encoded by the coding sequence ATGTCAGTCGATCGCGATCAGGTGCTGCGCAGCGCCGCCGCCCTGCTCACCCGCAAAGGCTCCGCCACGATGGACGAGGTGGCGCGCGCCGCGGGGATCAGCCGGGCCACCCTGCACCGCCACTTCGCCGGGCGTGACGCCCTCGTGCGCGCCCTGGAGGAGCTCGGCATACAGGAGTGCGAGGCCGCCCTGGAGGCGGCCAGGCTCGGCGAGGACAGCGCCGAGGAGGCGCTGCGCCGCCTGGTGAAGGAGTTCCAGCCGGCCGCGGGCCTGCTCGCGTTCCTCGTCACCGAGAACCAGCTCTTCGAGGACGACGCCCAGCACGAGGGCTGGTCCCGGCTCGACGACAGCATCGGCGCGCTCTTCCGGCGCGGCCAGGAGAGCGGCGAGTTCCGCATCGACCTGAGCCCCGCCTGGCTCACGGAGGCGCTGTACGGACTCATCGGCGCCGGCGCCTGGGCCGTACTGGACGGCCGCGTGGCCGCCAAGGACTTCACACACATGATCGCCGAGCTGCTGATCGGCGGCGCACAACGGAGAGTGGAACCATGA
- a CDS encoding pyridoxamine 5'-phosphate oxidase family protein — MGKTYERIDGRLRSFIEAQPLFSTATAPLSGEGTVNLSPKGLTGSFAVVDEHTVAYLDFAGSTAETVAHLRENGRITLMWCAFQGPPNIVRVHGRGEPVFRDDPRWAELLGHFPAIDPTQHGLRAIIVVTAELVRDSCGYAVPYMSYDEDRDLHARRFAREDDASLSAYFAKKEHIAQSMDGLPGLPLPLPPTTV; from the coding sequence ATGGGAAAGACCTACGAACGCATAGACGGCAGACTCCGCTCGTTCATCGAGGCCCAGCCTCTCTTCTCCACCGCCACCGCACCCCTTTCGGGTGAGGGGACGGTCAATCTCTCCCCCAAGGGCCTCACCGGCTCGTTCGCCGTCGTCGACGAACACACCGTGGCCTATCTGGACTTCGCGGGGAGCACCGCGGAGACCGTCGCGCACCTGCGCGAGAACGGCCGCATCACCCTGATGTGGTGCGCCTTCCAGGGCCCGCCGAACATCGTCCGGGTGCACGGCCGCGGCGAACCCGTCTTCCGCGACGACCCGCGCTGGGCCGAACTGCTCGGGCACTTCCCCGCGATCGACCCGACCCAGCACGGCCTGCGGGCGATCATCGTCGTGACGGCCGAACTCGTCCGCGACTCCTGCGGATACGCGGTGCCCTACATGTCGTACGACGAAGACCGCGACCTGCACGCCCGGCGCTTCGCCCGCGAGGACGACGCGTCACTGAGCGCGTACTTCGCCAAGAAGGAGCACATCGCGCAGAGCATGGACGGCCTGCCCGGGCTGCCGCTGCCCCTGCCGCCCACTACGGTCTGA
- the argH gene encoding argininosuccinate lyase, translating to MSSNNGGDVRLWGGRFADGPAEALAKLSASVHFDWCLAPYDIAGSRAHARVLHKAGLLTEDELTRMLAGLDQLEADVADGSFVGTIADEDVHTALERGLLERLGADLGGKLRAGRSRNDQVATLFRMYLRDHARIIGGLIADLQGALIGLAEAHPDVAMPGRTHLQHAQPVLFAHHILAHVQPLARDAERLRQWDERTAVSPYGSGALAGSSLGLDPEAVAADLGFERGSVGNSIDGTASRDFAAEFAFITAMIGVNLSRIAEEIILWNTKEFSFVTLHDAFSTGSSIMPQKKNPDIAELARGKSGRLIGNLTGLMATLKALPLAYNRDLQEDKEPVFDSCDQLEVLLPAFTGMMATLTVHRERMEELAPAGFSLATDIAEWLVKQGVPFRVAHEVAGECVKECEAHGIELDQLTDEQFAKISEHLTPEVRTVLNVPGALASRDGRGGTAPSAVAAQLAEVKADLKVQQEWAAARK from the coding sequence GTGAGCAGCAACAACGGCGGTGACGTCCGGCTCTGGGGCGGCCGGTTCGCGGACGGTCCGGCAGAGGCCCTGGCCAAGCTGTCGGCATCGGTCCACTTCGACTGGTGCCTGGCGCCGTACGACATCGCCGGTTCCCGCGCCCACGCGCGCGTGCTCCACAAGGCGGGGCTCCTCACCGAGGACGAGCTGACCCGCATGCTGGCCGGCCTCGATCAGCTGGAGGCCGATGTGGCCGACGGCTCCTTCGTGGGCACCATCGCCGACGAGGACGTGCACACCGCCCTGGAGCGCGGTCTGCTCGAACGCCTCGGAGCGGACCTCGGCGGCAAGCTCCGCGCCGGCCGCTCGCGCAACGACCAGGTGGCGACGCTCTTCCGGATGTACCTGCGGGACCACGCCCGGATCATCGGCGGCCTGATCGCCGACCTCCAGGGCGCTCTCATCGGCCTCGCCGAGGCGCACCCGGACGTCGCCATGCCGGGCCGCACGCACCTCCAGCACGCCCAGCCCGTCCTCTTCGCGCACCACATCCTGGCGCACGTCCAGCCCCTCGCCCGCGACGCGGAACGCCTGCGGCAGTGGGACGAGCGGACAGCCGTGTCGCCGTACGGCTCGGGCGCGCTGGCCGGCAGCAGCCTGGGTCTCGACCCGGAGGCCGTCGCCGCGGATCTCGGCTTCGAGCGCGGGAGCGTGGGCAACTCCATCGACGGGACCGCCTCGCGGGACTTCGCCGCCGAGTTCGCCTTCATCACCGCGATGATCGGCGTGAACCTCTCCCGGATCGCCGAGGAGATCATCCTGTGGAACACGAAGGAGTTCTCCTTCGTCACGCTCCACGACGCGTTCTCGACCGGCTCCTCGATCATGCCGCAGAAGAAGAACCCGGACATCGCCGAGCTGGCGCGCGGCAAGTCGGGGCGGCTCATCGGCAATCTGACGGGCCTGATGGCGACGCTCAAGGCGCTCCCGCTCGCGTACAACCGTGACCTCCAGGAGGACAAGGAGCCGGTCTTCGACTCCTGCGACCAGCTGGAGGTCCTGCTCCCCGCCTTCACCGGCATGATGGCGACCCTCACCGTGCACCGCGAGCGTATGGAGGAGCTGGCCCCCGCCGGTTTCTCGCTCGCCACCGACATCGCCGAGTGGCTGGTCAAGCAGGGCGTTCCGTTCCGGGTGGCGCACGAGGTCGCGGGTGAGTGCGTCAAGGAGTGCGAGGCGCACGGCATCGAGCTCGACCAGCTCACGGACGAGCAGTTCGCGAAGATCTCCGAGCACCTCACCCCCGAGGTCCGCACCGTCCTGAACGTCCCCGGCGCCCTGGCATCGCGCGACGGCCGCGGCGGCACCGCCCCCTCGGCCGTCGCCGCCCAGCTCGCCGAGGTCAAGGCCGATCTGAAGGTCCAGCAGGAGTGGGCGGCGGCGCGCAAGTGA
- a CDS encoding L,D-transpeptidase, which yields MRPRAAALASAAALVLAATGTLGAAPGAGPPLPDRMADTGGGTQLITAKAARTGSTTGTVTWWDRRGGRWLKSGSAPARFGAKGLTEGATRKQGTNTTPTGLFRLPYAFGIRAEPPGADYPYRRVTKNSWWCQDNESRSYNRWTRPRPADCRATESEHLITYDPQYAHALVIGFNYDHPVRGRGAGIFLHVNGRGATAGCVSVPDEAMTRILRWAKPEGRPHMAIGTESGATAVTRY from the coding sequence ATGCGCCCCCGTGCCGCCGCCCTCGCGTCCGCAGCCGCCCTCGTGCTCGCCGCCACCGGAACCCTCGGCGCCGCCCCCGGCGCGGGCCCTCCGCTGCCGGACCGGATGGCCGACACGGGCGGCGGCACCCAGCTCATCACCGCGAAGGCCGCGCGCACCGGCTCCACCACCGGCACGGTCACGTGGTGGGACCGGCGCGGGGGCCGGTGGCTGAAGTCGGGGTCCGCGCCGGCACGGTTCGGCGCGAAGGGCCTGACGGAGGGCGCCACCCGCAAGCAGGGCACGAACACCACCCCCACCGGCCTCTTCCGCCTCCCGTACGCCTTCGGGATCAGGGCCGAGCCGCCGGGCGCGGACTACCCGTACCGCCGCGTCACGAAGAACTCCTGGTGGTGCCAGGACAACGAGTCCCGCTCCTACAACCGCTGGACCCGGCCCCGCCCCGCCGACTGCCGCGCCACCGAGTCCGAACACCTCATCACCTACGACCCCCAGTACGCGCACGCCCTGGTGATCGGCTTCAACTACGACCACCCGGTACGGGGACGCGGCGCCGGAATCTTCCTGCACGTCAACGGCCGCGGGGCGACGGCGGGTTGTGTATCCGTTCCGGACGAGGCCATGACCCGGATCCTGCGCTGGGCAAAGCCGGAGGGGCGACCGCACATGGCGATCGGTACGGAGTCGGGGGCCACCGCCGTCACTCGGTATTGA
- a CDS encoding GNAT family N-acetyltransferase: MGMSVTISEAGGQDAEKILKLQYLCYQSEAELYGDYSIEPLTQSLDSIQTELTAGSVLVARLGDEVVASVRGTVDPDGTARIDKLIVHPRMQRHGLGGRLLDAIERHLGEGGTAKCFQLFSGHRSEQNLQLYRKHGYAAVGTEHVNERLTRITLAKDVDARAFVASA, translated from the coding sequence ATGGGCATGAGCGTGACCATCTCGGAGGCGGGCGGACAGGACGCCGAGAAGATCCTCAAACTGCAGTACCTGTGCTACCAGAGCGAGGCCGAGCTGTACGGCGACTATTCCATCGAGCCGCTCACCCAGTCCCTCGACTCCATCCAGACCGAACTGACCGCCGGCAGCGTGCTGGTGGCCCGGCTCGGGGACGAGGTGGTCGCGTCGGTGCGCGGCACGGTCGACCCCGACGGAACGGCGCGGATCGACAAACTCATCGTCCACCCCAGGATGCAGCGCCACGGCCTGGGCGGCCGGCTCCTAGACGCGATAGAGAGGCACCTGGGGGAGGGCGGCACCGCCAAGTGCTTCCAGCTCTTCAGCGGCCATCGCAGCGAGCAGAATCTCCAGCTCTACCGCAAGCATGGGTACGCCGCGGTCGGCACCGAGCACGTGAACGAACGGCTCACGCGGATCACCCTCGCCAAGGACGTCGACGCGCGCGCCTTCGTGGCCAGCGCCTAG
- a CDS encoding lysophospholipid acyltransferase family protein, whose product MFRPRVEGAENIPGTGPVIMAGNHLTFIDSMIMPLVCPRPVYFIGKDEYVTGKGLKGRLMAWFFTGSGMIPVDRDGGHGGVAALMTGRRVLEEGKLFGIYPEGTRSPDGRLYRGRTGIARLTLMTGAPVVPFAMIGTDKLQPGGKGLPRPGRVTVRFGEPMEFSRYEGMDRDRYVLRAVTDSVMTEVMQLSGQEYVDMYATKAKAA is encoded by the coding sequence ATGTTCCGCCCTCGGGTGGAAGGCGCCGAGAACATTCCGGGCACCGGTCCGGTCATCATGGCCGGAAACCACCTCACGTTCATCGACTCGATGATCATGCCCCTCGTCTGCCCGCGCCCGGTGTACTTCATCGGGAAGGACGAGTACGTCACGGGCAAGGGACTCAAGGGCCGCCTGATGGCCTGGTTCTTCACCGGCTCCGGCATGATCCCCGTGGACCGCGACGGCGGCCACGGCGGCGTCGCCGCCCTGATGACCGGGCGCCGCGTCCTGGAGGAGGGCAAGCTCTTCGGCATCTACCCCGAAGGCACCCGCTCCCCCGACGGCCGTCTGTACCGCGGCCGTACGGGCATCGCCCGGCTGACCCTCATGACCGGCGCGCCCGTCGTCCCCTTCGCGATGATCGGCACGGACAAGCTCCAGCCGGGCGGCAAGGGACTTCCGCGGCCGGGCCGCGTGACGGTGCGCTTCGGTGAGCCGATGGAGTTCTCGCGCTACGAGGGCATGGACCGCGACCGCTATGTGCTGCGGGCGGTGACGGACTCCGTGATGACGGAGGTCATGCAGCTGTCCGGTCAGGAGTACGTGGACATGTACGCCACGAAGGCGAAGGCCGCGTAG
- a CDS encoding glycerophosphodiester phosphodiesterase, with protein MATQKSGRPESGERRPGRRAVLGAAVLGAGTAVVGLPGVARADAKHGHGHDDLPVPTIVAHRGTSGYRPEHTLGSYQLALDMGAHVIEQDVVPTKDGHLVCRHENDITATTDVAAHPEFASRKTTKSVDGVSLTGWFTEDFTLAELKTLRAKERIPGTRQRNTLYDGRWEVPTLEEVFRWADRQGRERGRRVWLHIETKHPTYFRKLGLGLEEPLAKLLRKYGRHKKNSPNFLQSFEPSSLQRLNKLVGPPLVVLLSSAGSRPWDFVEAGDPRTVADLIKPEGLKWMASFAQGIGPTLDLIIPKKADGSLGTPTTLVKDAHEADLILHPYTMRNENTFLPTNFRKGTDPNAYGDAFGAFKAYFETGIDGIFSDNCDTALLAREDFVNS; from the coding sequence ATGGCTACGCAGAAGTCGGGTCGGCCGGAGTCCGGGGAGCGGCGGCCGGGGCGGCGCGCGGTGCTCGGAGCGGCGGTGCTCGGGGCGGGCACAGCCGTCGTAGGACTGCCCGGCGTGGCGAGAGCCGACGCGAAGCACGGGCACGGGCACGACGACCTGCCGGTGCCCACGATCGTCGCGCACCGCGGTACCAGCGGCTACCGGCCCGAGCACACGCTCGGTTCATATCAGCTCGCCCTCGACATGGGCGCGCACGTCATCGAACAGGACGTCGTGCCCACCAAGGACGGCCATCTCGTATGCCGTCACGAGAACGACATCACCGCGACGACGGACGTCGCCGCGCACCCCGAGTTCGCGTCCCGCAAGACCACCAAGTCCGTGGACGGCGTCTCGCTCACCGGCTGGTTCACCGAGGACTTCACGCTCGCCGAGCTGAAGACGCTGCGCGCCAAGGAGCGCATCCCCGGCACGCGCCAGCGCAACACCCTCTACGACGGCCGCTGGGAGGTGCCCACCCTGGAGGAGGTCTTCCGGTGGGCCGACCGCCAGGGACGTGAGCGCGGCAGGCGCGTCTGGCTGCACATCGAGACCAAGCACCCCACGTACTTCCGCAAGCTGGGCCTCGGCCTGGAGGAGCCGCTCGCCAAGCTCCTGCGCAAGTACGGGCGGCACAAGAAGAACTCGCCGAACTTCCTGCAGTCCTTCGAGCCCAGCAGCCTCCAGCGCCTGAACAAGCTCGTCGGCCCGCCGCTCGTGGTGCTCCTGTCGTCCGCGGGCTCCCGCCCCTGGGACTTCGTCGAGGCGGGCGACCCGCGCACCGTCGCCGACCTCATCAAGCCCGAGGGCCTGAAGTGGATGGCGTCGTTCGCGCAGGGCATCGGCCCGACGCTCGACCTGATCATCCCGAAGAAGGCGGACGGCAGCCTCGGCACCCCGACCACCCTGGTCAAGGACGCGCACGAGGCGGACCTGATCCTGCACCCGTACACGATGCGCAACGAGAACACCTTCCTGCCCACGAACTTCAGGAAGGGCACCGACCCGAACGCCTACGGCGACGCCTTCGGAGCCTTCAAGGCGTACTTCGAGACGGGCATCGACGGGATCTTCTCCGACAACTGCGACACCGCGCTGCTGGCCCGCGAGGACTTCGTCAACAGCTGA